One window of the Peptacetobacter hiranonis genome contains the following:
- a CDS encoding YitT family protein, with product MEKEKESLRLGFSDVFILIIGCIMMAISLNLFFNPYGIASGGITGLAVVLNMLFGIPLWIVNLVLNVPLFIAAYKILSKRDCIKTVLGIILLTVALKVTESMSSIFITEDIYLIIILGSILMGIGQGLILRISGSTGGTDLMALLINKVFPTLSIPILLGIIDCAVIVMSGFATGQIEIALYSSVSLYIIIKVSDLMIEGFNYSKSFMIISDHSKEITDKIMEELDRGATFLKGEGAYTGADKNVILVVVEKKEVVALKRLVREVDPKAFIIITDIHEALGNGFKPVTAE from the coding sequence TTGGAAAAAGAAAAAGAAAGTTTAAGACTAGGGTTTAGCGATGTTTTTATTCTAATAATAGGATGTATTATGATGGCGATTTCGCTAAATTTATTCTTCAATCCTTATGGAATTGCATCAGGTGGGATAACTGGGCTTGCAGTTGTTCTTAATATGCTTTTTGGAATTCCTCTATGGATTGTCAACCTTGTTCTAAACGTACCGCTATTTATCGCAGCGTACAAGATTTTGAGCAAGAGAGACTGTATCAAAACAGTACTAGGAATAATATTATTAACAGTTGCGTTAAAGGTAACTGAGAGTATGTCTTCAATATTCATAACAGAGGACATTTACCTAATTATAATACTCGGTTCAATACTTATGGGTATCGGACAGGGGTTAATCCTTAGAATAAGTGGTTCTACAGGTGGTACAGACTTAATGGCTTTGTTAATTAATAAGGTGTTCCCAACATTAAGTATACCAATTCTTTTAGGAATTATAGACTGTGCAGTAATCGTTATGTCAGGATTTGCAACAGGTCAGATAGAAATAGCACTATATTCTTCTGTTTCTTTATACATCATTATAAAGGTCAGCGACCTTATGATAGAAGGATTTAACTATTCTAAGTCATTTATGATTATTTCTGATCATTCAAAGGAAATTACAGACAAGATAATGGAAGAGTTAGACAGAGGTGCGACTTTCCTTAAAGGTGAAGGTGCGTACACTGGTGCTGATAAGAATGTTATTTTGGTTGTAGTTGAGAAGAAAGAAGTTGTTGCGCTAAAAAGACTTGTAAGAGAAGTCGATCCTAAAGCGTTTATAATCATAACTGATATACATGAGGCATTAGGTAATGGATTTAAACCGGTAACAGCAGAATAA
- a CDS encoding iron-containing alcohol dehydrogenase, whose amino-acid sequence MKNFDYNIPTRVHFGKGQISKLRGEVKNFGHNVLLVYGGNSIKRNGIYDQVMEQLNDSDINVFELSGIAPNPRIDSARDGVKLCKECKIDVILAVGGGSVIDCSKLIAAGAFYDGDPWDLVLKSSLIKEALPIISVLTLSATGSEMDGFAVISNMETNDKLGMGGEILKPRVSILDPEYTYTVPANQTAAGTADIMSHIIETYFHDVEGAYLQDRFAESLLKTCIEFGPIAVKEPENYDARANLMWAGSHAINGMISYGTDVGWSVHPMEHELSAYYDITHGVGLAILTPRWMKHILSDKTVGKFVDYGVNVWGIDSSLDKFEIANMAIEKTYDFFASIGIPMNLREVGIDEENLEVMAEFASKRGAKYGYVSLSKEDVLEIYKMSL is encoded by the coding sequence ATGAAGAATTTTGACTATAATATTCCAACGAGAGTACATTTTGGTAAAGGACAGATATCTAAGTTAAGAGGAGAAGTTAAAAACTTTGGACACAATGTTCTTCTTGTATACGGTGGAAATAGTATTAAAAGAAATGGAATTTACGACCAGGTTATGGAACAGTTAAATGATTCTGATATCAATGTATTTGAGCTTTCTGGAATTGCTCCAAACCCAAGAATAGACTCTGCTAGAGATGGTGTTAAATTATGCAAAGAATGTAAGATAGATGTAATACTTGCAGTTGGTGGAGGTAGCGTAATCGACTGTAGTAAGCTTATAGCAGCTGGAGCGTTTTATGATGGAGATCCTTGGGATTTAGTACTAAAAAGCTCACTTATAAAAGAAGCACTTCCAATAATATCAGTACTTACTCTTTCAGCAACAGGTTCAGAAATGGATGGATTTGCTGTTATATCTAATATGGAAACAAATGATAAATTAGGTATGGGTGGAGAAATTTTAAAACCTAGAGTATCAATACTTGATCCTGAATACACATATACAGTGCCTGCAAACCAGACAGCTGCTGGAACTGCAGATATAATGAGCCACATTATAGAAACATACTTCCACGATGTTGAAGGGGCTTATTTACAGGATAGATTCGCTGAATCACTATTAAAAACTTGTATAGAATTTGGACCAATAGCTGTTAAAGAGCCAGAAAATTATGATGCAAGAGCAAATTTAATGTGGGCAGGCTCTCATGCAATAAATGGTATGATTTCTTACGGAACAGATGTAGGTTGGTCAGTTCATCCAATGGAACACGAATTAAGTGCATACTATGATATAACTCATGGTGTTGGACTTGCAATCCTTACTCCAAGATGGATGAAACACATATTAAGCGACAAAACAGTAGGTAAATTTGTCGATTACGGTGTTAATGTATGGGGAATTGATTCTTCATTAGATAAATTTGAAATAGCTAATATGGCTATTGAAAAGACTTATGATTTCTTCGCAAGTATAGGAATACCAATGAATTTAAGAGAAGTTGGTATAGATGAAGAAAACTTAGAAGTTATGGCTGAATTTGCATCTAAAAGAGGTGCAAAATATGGATATGTATCTCTAAGCAAAGAAGATGTATTAGAAATATATAAAATGAGTTTATAG
- a CDS encoding MurR/RpiR family transcriptional regulator — protein MDETLKDSKKLISDIQTQYTRLSKGQKLIAQYILNNYDKVAFMTACKLGETVGVSESTVVRFANALGYSGYPKLQAALQELIKNKLTTVQRVEMANDYSDENTILNKILKGDIDNIRETLEEIDGEAFQEAISRLLKARKIYILGMRTSFVVAQYLGFYLGIILDNVHTVRMDMGDAFEQIVRIGEDDVVIAFSFPRYSKKSFQLVKYAKEKGAHVISITDSLFAPIASESDNTLIVKSNMASFVDSLVPAMSVANALAVAVGMKEKEDIKEHFDDLEQMWDKYGMFE, from the coding sequence ATGGATGAAACATTAAAGGACAGTAAAAAGCTTATCTCAGATATACAGACACAGTATACTAGATTAAGTAAAGGTCAGAAGTTAATAGCACAGTATATACTAAATAATTACGACAAGGTTGCATTTATGACTGCCTGTAAATTGGGGGAAACTGTCGGAGTTAGTGAATCAACAGTTGTAAGGTTTGCAAATGCACTAGGATATTCAGGATATCCTAAACTACAGGCAGCTTTACAGGAATTAATAAAAAATAAATTGACTACAGTTCAGAGGGTTGAAATGGCAAACGACTACTCTGATGAAAATACAATACTTAACAAAATCCTAAAAGGGGATATAGACAACATAAGAGAAACTCTTGAAGAAATAGATGGAGAAGCATTCCAGGAAGCTATTTCTAGATTATTAAAAGCTAGAAAAATATACATACTTGGAATGAGAACATCATTTGTTGTTGCTCAGTACTTAGGATTCTACTTAGGAATAATACTAGATAATGTTCATACTGTAAGAATGGATATGGGAGATGCATTTGAACAGATAGTAAGAATTGGTGAAGATGATGTTGTAATAGCATTTAGTTTCCCAAGATATTCTAAAAAATCATTCCAGCTAGTAAAATATGCTAAGGAAAAAGGAGCACATGTAATATCTATAACAGATAGTTTATTTGCTCCAATAGCTTCAGAATCTGATAATACGCTAATAGTTAAGAGCAATATGGCATCATTTGTCGATTCTCTAGTTCCTGCTATGAGTGTTGCAAATGCACTAGCGGTAGCAGTAGGTATGAAGGAAAAAGAAGATATAAAAGAACATTTCGACGATTTAGAGCAGATGTGGGATAAATACGGAATGTTTGAATAA
- a CDS encoding class I SAM-dependent methyltransferase, which produces MKKRNNFDNVNNIAKMYIKEVIGEGDVCIDATMGNGYDTVFLAEIVGENGKVYAFDVQEEAIKSTEKKVKKLEFEDRVELILDGHENISNYVKDSIKCAVFNLGYLPRCEHRIITKPDTTIEAIKQSVALLEENGVVCVSIYTGHEGGMEERNAVFDYAANLEQKEYNVFESKFINQKNNPPSIILIEKKKQV; this is translated from the coding sequence ATGAAAAAGAGAAATAATTTTGACAATGTAAACAATATCGCCAAGATGTACATTAAAGAGGTCATTGGAGAAGGCGATGTTTGTATAGATGCAACTATGGGGAATGGATACGATACTGTATTTTTAGCTGAAATAGTTGGCGAAAATGGTAAGGTTTATGCTTTTGATGTTCAGGAAGAGGCGATAAAATCTACTGAAAAGAAAGTTAAAAAGCTTGAGTTTGAGGATAGGGTAGAGCTTATTTTAGATGGACACGAAAATATAAGCAACTATGTAAAAGATAGCATCAAGTGTGCGGTGTTTAATTTAGGGTATTTGCCAAGATGTGAGCATAGGATAATAACTAAGCCAGATACAACTATAGAGGCTATAAAGCAGTCGGTGGCATTGCTTGAGGAAAATGGAGTGGTTTGCGTTTCAATCTACACAGGTCATGAGGGTGGAATGGAAGAAAGAAATGCAGTATTTGATTACGCAGCAAATTTAGAGCAAAAGGAGTATAATGTATTTGAATCTAAGTTTATAAATCAAAAGAATAACCCACCATCGATAATATTAATAGAAAAGAAAAAACAGGTATAA
- a CDS encoding pseudouridine synthase — translation MRINKYIASCGVASRRKAEELIISGRVTINGELITELSTTVDETKDIVEVDGVPINQEEKKVYILLNKPEGYITTVKDQFDRPSVLDILKDVDERVYPVGRLDYETSGLLILTNDGDLTYKLTHPKHEVEKTYLAMVNGIITPEEKRRFENGLQIEDYTTAKAKLKIVKVNEEKNYSVCKITIHEGRNRQVRKMCKAINHPVRNLRRIQMGRINIRGLEVGEYRNLTDEEVAYLKTVK, via the coding sequence ATGAGAATAAATAAATACATAGCTTCGTGTGGAGTAGCTTCAAGAAGAAAAGCAGAAGAGCTTATAATTTCTGGGAGAGTTACTATAAACGGGGAGCTAATAACTGAATTATCTACAACAGTAGATGAAACAAAGGATATAGTAGAGGTCGATGGAGTGCCTATAAATCAGGAAGAAAAGAAGGTGTACATACTTCTTAACAAGCCTGAGGGATATATAACAACTGTAAAAGATCAGTTTGATAGACCAAGTGTGCTTGATATATTAAAGGATGTAGATGAGAGAGTTTACCCAGTTGGTAGACTTGACTACGAAACAAGTGGGCTTTTAATCCTTACAAATGATGGGGATTTAACTTACAAACTTACTCATCCTAAGCACGAGGTAGAAAAAACTTACTTAGCAATGGTAAATGGTATAATTACTCCTGAAGAAAAAAGACGTTTTGAAAACGGATTACAGATAGAGGATTACACAACTGCAAAGGCTAAGTTAAAAATCGTGAAGGTGAACGAGGAAAAGAACTATTCAGTTTGTAAGATTACCATTCACGAGGGAAGAAATAGACAGGTTAGAAAAATGTGCAAGGCTATAAATCATCCAGTGAGAAATCTTAGAAGAATTCAGATGGGAAGAATAAATATAAGAGGACTTGAAGTTGGAGAATATAGAAACCTAACTGATGAAGAAGTGGCATACTTAAAAACAGTAAAATAA
- the lysA gene encoding diaminopimelate decarboxylase produces the protein MKLHGSMEIKNDELYIGGVNCLDMVKEYKTPLYVFDEQLIRDNCREYRKYFKAEENGNRVAYAGKAFLPGYMCRLIKEEKMCLDVVSGGELYTAHKSGFPMENIFFHGNNKTREEVEMGVEYGVGKFVVDNFYELDLLEEICEREDKVQEIYFRITPGIEAHTHEYIKTGQIDSKFGFALVNGDLYNAIEKLKEYKRVKLVGLHAHIGSQIFELEPFLDEVDVMMKLVKEIKENYGIELTDVDLGGGVGVYYTEEDKPRAIKDFCEAIIDRAEKTCAELGMEVPHLVIEPGRSVIANAGSTLYTIGSIKDIKDVRVYVSVDGGMTDNIRPSLYHAGYECSIVNKMNGDTENRVTIAGKCCESGDILINNVAISEIESGDILITTSTGAYGYSMASNYNKIQKPAVIAVKNGEITPVCRRQTFEDVLALEL, from the coding sequence ATGAAACTTCATGGGAGTATGGAAATAAAAAACGACGAACTTTATATTGGTGGTGTAAATTGCCTAGATATGGTAAAAGAATACAAAACACCTCTTTATGTATTTGACGAGCAGCTTATAAGAGATAATTGTAGAGAATACAGAAAATATTTTAAAGCTGAAGAAAATGGAAATAGGGTAGCATATGCAGGTAAGGCATTTTTACCAGGGTATATGTGCAGACTTATAAAAGAAGAAAAGATGTGTCTTGATGTAGTATCTGGCGGGGAATTATACACAGCTCATAAATCAGGATTCCCAATGGAGAACATATTCTTCCATGGAAACAATAAAACTAGAGAAGAAGTTGAAATGGGTGTAGAGTATGGAGTTGGAAAATTCGTAGTTGATAACTTCTATGAATTAGATTTATTAGAAGAAATTTGCGAAAGAGAAGATAAAGTACAGGAAATATACTTCAGAATAACTCCTGGTATAGAAGCTCATACTCACGAGTATATAAAAACAGGACAGATAGATTCAAAATTCGGATTTGCACTTGTAAATGGAGATTTATATAATGCAATCGAAAAATTAAAAGAGTATAAAAGAGTTAAATTAGTTGGACTTCATGCACATATAGGTTCTCAGATATTTGAGCTTGAGCCATTCCTTGATGAAGTAGATGTTATGATGAAACTTGTTAAGGAAATAAAAGAAAACTATGGAATAGAGTTAACAGATGTAGATTTAGGTGGTGGAGTTGGTGTTTATTATACTGAAGAAGATAAACCAAGAGCTATAAAAGATTTCTGTGAAGCGATAATTGATAGAGCAGAAAAAACTTGTGCTGAGTTAGGTATGGAGGTTCCTCACCTTGTTATAGAGCCAGGTAGATCTGTAATCGCAAATGCAGGAAGTACTCTGTACACAATAGGTTCAATAAAAGATATTAAAGATGTTAGAGTGTATGTAAGTGTTGATGGTGGTATGACTGATAATATTAGACCATCTCTATATCATGCAGGATACGAATGTAGTATCGTAAATAAGATGAATGGAGATACAGAAAATAGAGTTACTATTGCTGGAAAATGCTGCGAAAGTGGAGATATACTGATAAATAATGTTGCAATTTCTGAGATAGAAAGTGGCGATATTTTAATTACTACATCAACAGGAGCTTATGGATATTCAATGGCTTCAAACTATAACAAAATACAGAAACCGGCTGTAATAGCTGTAAAAAATGGTGAAATAACACCAGTATGTAGAAGACAAACATTCGAAGATGTACTTGCTTTAGAATTATAA
- a CDS encoding aspartate kinase: MSVVVQKYGGSSVADTDKIRAIAEGIIERKKTDPNIVVVVSAMGKTTDGYINMAKSVTDKPCKRELDALLSTGEMISASMLAITLEALGCKAISYNAYQLDIHTSGNHGKSLIDDINVDRIQESLDEGYVVVVTGFQGINDEGDITTLGRGGSDTSAVALAVKLNGKCEIYTDVDGVYFTDPRAYADAKKLDEIEYEEMLELASLGAKVMHSRSIELAQKYGVEVYVGRTCGTVKGTYIRGGKNMKLEDKVITGIATSDADSSITIKELDMDNVSALFEDIANKSISVDMISQTAPIDGKLNVSFTIPKDEVDECIELAKKYTSDENVAVDNEITKFSLVGLGMKHTSGVASKVFRIFKENNIRVKLITTSEIRITCAINTSDKEVAIQKMCEEFNV, encoded by the coding sequence ATGAGTGTAGTTGTACAGAAATACGGTGGAAGCTCTGTTGCCGACACTGACAAAATTAGAGCAATAGCAGAGGGAATAATAGAAAGAAAGAAAACTGATCCTAACATAGTAGTAGTTGTTTCAGCTATGGGAAAAACTACTGATGGATATATAAATATGGCTAAATCAGTAACAGATAAACCTTGTAAAAGAGAACTAGATGCTCTTTTATCAACTGGTGAAATGATATCAGCTTCAATGCTTGCCATAACTTTAGAAGCTCTAGGCTGCAAAGCTATAAGCTACAATGCTTACCAGTTAGACATACATACTAGTGGAAATCATGGAAAATCATTAATAGATGATATAAATGTTGATAGAATACAGGAAAGTTTAGATGAGGGATATGTAGTAGTAGTTACTGGATTCCAGGGAATTAATGACGAAGGAGATATCACTACTCTAGGAAGAGGAGGATCTGATACTTCAGCGGTTGCATTAGCAGTTAAATTAAACGGAAAATGTGAAATATATACAGACGTAGATGGAGTGTACTTCACAGATCCAAGAGCATATGCAGATGCTAAAAAACTTGATGAAATAGAATACGAAGAAATGCTAGAACTTGCAAGCTTAGGTGCAAAAGTTATGCATTCAAGAAGTATAGAACTTGCTCAGAAATATGGAGTAGAAGTATATGTAGGACGTACATGTGGAACAGTAAAAGGAACATACATAAGAGGAGGAAAAAACATGAAATTAGAAGATAAAGTAATAACAGGAATAGCAACAAGTGATGCAGATAGCTCAATAACAATAAAAGAATTAGATATGGACAACGTATCAGCTCTATTTGAAGATATAGCAAATAAATCTATAAGCGTGGATATGATAAGCCAGACAGCTCCAATAGATGGAAAATTAAACGTATCATTCACTATACCAAAAGATGAAGTAGATGAATGTATAGAATTAGCTAAAAAATACACTTCAGATGAAAATGTAGCTGTAGACAACGAAATAACTAAATTCTCACTAGTAGGACTTGGAATGAAACACACTTCTGGTGTTGCTTCAAAGGTATTTAGAATATTCAAAGAAAACAATATAAGAGTAAAATTAATAACAACATCAGAAATAAGAATAACTTGCGCAATAAATACTTCAGACAAAGAAGTAGCTATACAGAAAATGTGCGAAGAATTTAATGTATAA
- a CDS encoding CD3072 family TudS-related putative desulfidase, whose translation MKDIILVSHCMLNTFSKVESFGEEEGREEARRKVMKTIIENGIGIIQLPCPELIMYGTKRWGHVKDQFDTPHFRNVCRCEFEIYLQQLQEYINNGYNIIGILGIDGSPSCGVDLTCVGDWRGEIGSNPNLRQTIDSIKYIGEKGVLMDEISKILSENGIELEMFGFQTETADKICERIENAVK comes from the coding sequence ATGAAGGATATTATACTTGTATCTCATTGTATGTTAAATACTTTTTCTAAGGTAGAAAGTTTTGGAGAGGAAGAAGGAAGAGAAGAAGCAAGAAGAAAGGTAATGAAAACAATTATAGAAAATGGAATTGGGATAATTCAGCTACCATGTCCAGAGCTTATAATGTATGGAACAAAGAGATGGGGACACGTTAAAGACCAGTTTGACACACCTCATTTCAGAAACGTATGTAGATGTGAATTTGAAATATACTTACAGCAGCTACAGGAATATATAAACAACGGCTACAATATAATAGGAATATTAGGTATAGATGGAAGTCCATCTTGTGGAGTAGACCTTACTTGTGTTGGAGATTGGAGAGGAGAAATAGGAAGTAATCCAAATCTTAGACAGACAATAGACAGCATAAAATACATAGGAGAAAAGGGAGTACTTATGGACGAAATTTCAAAAATACTTTCTGAAAATGGAATAGAATTAGAAATGTTCGGATTCCAGACAGAAACAGCGGATAAAATCTGTGAAAGAATAGAAAACGCTGTCAAATAA
- a CDS encoding CD3073 family putative ECF transporter S component — translation MNTKKLTFSAMCVVVNLVLGTVMGMIQIPLLFLDTIGTILGAVVLGPLWGALIGGCSNLVLGVISDPTNIPFAIVNIATGLIVGFMAKKGNFGYKKAIITGIILAVVCPMIGTPISVYMFGGLSGSGADLLVGAFLQAGQQIFTAAFIPRILSNIVDKPLSCLLVVLFISKMPKNFLAQFKSQEN, via the coding sequence ATGAATACTAAAAAATTGACATTTAGTGCTATGTGTGTTGTTGTAAACCTTGTATTAGGAACTGTTATGGGTATGATACAGATACCTCTTCTATTCCTTGATACTATAGGTACTATACTTGGTGCAGTTGTACTTGGACCATTATGGGGTGCTTTAATAGGTGGATGTAGTAACCTTGTACTAGGTGTTATATCAGATCCTACAAACATACCATTCGCAATAGTTAACATAGCTACTGGTCTTATAGTAGGGTTCATGGCTAAAAAAGGAAACTTTGGTTACAAAAAGGCTATCATAACAGGTATTATACTTGCTGTAGTTTGTCCTATGATAGGAACACCTATATCAGTTTATATGTTCGGTGGACTTAGCGGAAGTGGAGCTGACTTATTAGTTGGAGCATTTTTACAGGCAGGACAGCAGATATTCACAGCAGCATTTATACCAAGAATATTAAGCAATATAGTTGATAAACCATTATCTTGTTTATTAGTTGTATTATTTATATCTAAAATGCCTAAGAATTTCCTTGCTCAGTTTAAATCACAGGAAAACTAA
- a CDS encoding glutamine--tRNA ligase/YqeY domain fusion protein — protein sequence MANETVSSNFIKNIIIDDLETGKHKSIVTRFPPEPNGYLHIGHAKSICLNFGLAKEFGGKVNMRFDDTNPTKEDVEYVDSIKNDVNWLGFNWDDLFFASDYFEEMYNRAVLLIKKGKAFVCDLNADQIREYRGTLTEPGKESPYRNRSVEENLDLFERMKNGEFADGEKVLRAKIDMSSPNINFRDPVIYRIAHATHHNTGDKWCIYPMYSFAHPLEDAIEGITHSICTLEFEEQRPLYDWVVRECEMESVPRQIEFARLNMTNTVMSKRKLKLLVDNNVVDGWDDPRIPTISGLRRRGYTPESIRNFCAEIGVAKADSTVDSQLLDFFLREDLQPKAPLAMAVLRPVKLVIDNYPEDQVEVLEVENHAKDETKGKRKVTFSKELYIEQEDFMEEPVKKYFRLFPGNEVRLKGAYFVKCTGCVKDENGNVVEVHCTYDPETKGGESNDGRKVKSTIHWVDSKTAVPAEFRLFEPLILDDIEENKGKDFLDQINPNSLEVLEGFVEETQLKGAQPLDKFQFFRNGFFSVDTKYTTDEKMVFNRIVPLKSKFKLNK from the coding sequence ATGGCAAATGAAACAGTATCATCTAACTTTATAAAAAATATAATCATTGATGATTTAGAAACAGGAAAACATAAAAGTATAGTTACTCGTTTCCCACCAGAACCAAATGGTTACTTACACATAGGACATGCAAAAAGTATATGCCTAAACTTTGGTCTTGCTAAAGAATTCGGTGGTAAAGTTAATATGAGATTTGACGATACTAACCCTACAAAAGAAGATGTAGAATATGTAGACTCAATAAAAAATGACGTAAACTGGTTAGGATTTAACTGGGACGATTTATTCTTCGCTTCTGATTACTTTGAAGAAATGTACAACAGAGCGGTTTTATTAATCAAAAAAGGTAAAGCATTCGTATGTGATTTAAACGCTGACCAGATAAGAGAATATAGAGGAACACTTACTGAACCAGGTAAAGAAAGTCCTTACAGAAATAGATCTGTAGAAGAAAACTTAGATTTATTTGAAAGAATGAAAAACGGTGAATTTGCTGATGGAGAAAAAGTTCTTAGAGCTAAAATAGATATGTCTAGCCCTAACATCAACTTCAGAGATCCTGTTATATACAGAATAGCTCATGCAACTCACCACAACACAGGAGATAAATGGTGTATATACCCAATGTACTCATTTGCTCACCCACTAGAAGATGCTATAGAAGGAATAACTCACTCTATATGTACTCTAGAATTTGAAGAACAGAGACCTCTTTATGACTGGGTTGTTAGAGAATGTGAAATGGAAAGCGTACCAAGACAGATAGAGTTCGCTAGATTAAACATGACTAACACAGTAATGAGTAAAAGAAAATTAAAATTACTTGTTGATAACAATGTAGTTGATGGTTGGGACGATCCAAGAATACCAACAATATCTGGACTTAGAAGAAGAGGATACACTCCAGAATCTATAAGAAACTTCTGTGCTGAAATAGGTGTTGCTAAAGCAGACTCTACTGTAGACAGCCAACTATTAGACTTCTTCTTAAGAGAAGACTTACAGCCAAAAGCACCTCTTGCAATGGCAGTTTTAAGACCTGTTAAATTAGTTATAGACAACTATCCAGAAGATCAGGTAGAAGTTCTTGAAGTTGAAAACCACGCTAAAGACGAAACAAAAGGTAAGAGAAAAGTTACATTCTCTAAAGAATTATACATAGAACAGGAAGATTTCATGGAAGAACCTGTTAAAAAATACTTCAGATTATTCCCAGGAAATGAAGTTAGACTTAAAGGTGCATATTTCGTAAAATGTACTGGCTGCGTTAAAGACGAAAACGGAAATGTTGTAGAAGTTCACTGTACTTACGACCCAGAAACAAAAGGTGGAGAAAGCAACGATGGACGTAAAGTTAAATCTACTATACATTGGGTAGACAGCAAAACAGCAGTTCCAGCAGAATTTAGATTATTTGAACCATTAATACTTGATGATATAGAAGAAAACAAAGGAAAAGACTTCTTAGATCAGATAAATCCTAATTCTCTTGAAGTATTAGAAGGATTTGTTGAAGAAACTCAGTTAAAAGGAGCTCAGCCTCTTGATAAATTCCAGTTCTTCAGAAATGGATTCTTCAGTGTAGACACAAAATACACAACTGACGAAAAAATGGTATTTAATAGAATAGTACCATTAAAGAGTAAATTCAAATTAAATAAATAA